In Argiope bruennichi chromosome X1, qqArgBrue1.1, whole genome shotgun sequence, the genomic stretch tgcaaaataatatgattcagtgatttgaagaaacaatgttattttgaatttcatgataATAAAATTGTGTCCAAAACTGATtcctcaaaaattattcaaactttaaaaaataataaataaataaaacattcagacaaacaaaatttttatcattgaaaaggcttttcttttttaacctttaaaatggggttaaaataaattttgtgcgaTAATAGGCTTAGATGTTATGATGAAAACACtttaaaactctatttttttaatttaacttcagattaaaagtttgagaaatccaTTCTTAGTGAGCCTCTAATGCCCAAAAAATAACTTTCCAAATTTCATGTTCCTAACTTCAATGGCTTTATGCTGGGCATTACTCAGGATAAGTCTATATATTAAGCAAGATTTTATTGGGGAAAAATTCTCCATAAgggttataaaaagaaaagaaaaatcattataaaatgatagaaTCTAAACCCTGAAAAAAAGACTGTAAaagaccttttttttaaaaaaaattctttaaaaatgtttaagtacCAGATCCagcaatttctcttttttttagttaaaacaaagttggtgataTTAGTCCAACAAATAAGAATGTTCAAATGGatggggaaatttaaaaaataccacgAAAGATATCacaatcaatgaaaatttaaggCTTCTAGTTAATTTCACTATACTAGATTTTACGCGATTGACTAATGTAATAACATAccacaattaattacaattcattatAGTACAGTTGAATACCTGTAGTAAGTCATTCAAGTGTTTGCTCCGAAAcaacatattaatgagaatgatgatccaatatgttagaatttttaaagCAGCTTTTCACATGTTTGATATATCATTTTGgtatatcaaattcattttgcaatttttatattttccgttGATCGGACCATATCGTAtattctttaacaacacataaaggcttaaatatatacttactaagcataacttaaataaattcttcaatatctaaaacattaaaaattgaagttagAACGTTTTTCAATTCACAATAAATATGGCAAAGTGCGTATTTTATACTGTCCATTCAGGATaactatttcagtattttaataaatggcaatgcaattgaagaagggggggggagaatcATTAAGCACTGTCTTAACATATGCTGGAATACTCCTTCAAATTCTTCCCTTTTGTTGATTTTCTTTTGCGATACATCCGGTAAACAAGCCTTTATGAACatgatttcaaattatcatattcaacttgtggagaacaaaacaaaaagaaaagcttTCTTTGTCTTcatgagaaaattaagcacttttaaggtgtttaaaaatggtttttactttTTATGGCGCTATGCACCCTGTGTAAAATTGGTGGGTTATCAAAAGAAACAAATAGAAGCCTTGAATATAATTAGTCTCCGTTTGTTTTTTCCAGAAATAGCCATTAAAGatcaatttagattttattttatcaggAAAGTTTCAAatagataatttagaaataaatttgctccatattaacaaatatttagaaaaaattatatctgttaaGTAGTAGTTTAAGGGGGGGGGTGATTATGATACGCTTTTTATTAAAACTAGGTATTTGTACCAAAACGTTTGTCAATtcttaattacaaataatgatgTGAGATTTGGGTGCTGTAGATAATCAAAATGCAATTACCTCCTTTTGGTCAGGCATTCAAATTGGtgaaaagaatatagaaataacAAATGTTTTAGACCTATTAACTATGTAGTTGCTGGATATCATGTTTcttattaaggaaaaatttaaatgccaCACCTTCAGAAGTAATTTAACAGTAAGCAAGGCAGTTAAGTGCCTTTAAATtactgttaaatttattatttaatagtgcCTTAAGTTAAAATAATAGGACAACAGTgccttttattattacataaatcaTAGCTCCTTTCTCCAACCCTAAAAGCAGTTAAAACTATTGTGCACAGTtacattaagtttttattttgaaaattatttcattatatttaaaaaattgcaacatattactgcaaaactattttcaaattatttaaatcctcAATATTTATTTGACCATTACTGTGTTAATAAATCTGTTGCtctaaactattaaaaaagttGCTTTGCTCATCTACAAATgtctctttaaataattaatattacaagaatttctttaaaaattaattcttgtttgtaaaaaaaattaaaagataaaaagaattcatttcacttaatattattcattttctgtttttacatcttattaaattaactttaaaattgcaataagGGAATTAAAATTCTCAATGGTTTGGTTTAAATGATAGTTCATTTTTTCAATGCttatcttttaagaattttatgattaaattacaaaaatcataGCTGTATGCAATGTTTGAACTATGCATTCATATACCACCATTTAAGTAGAAAATAGGCAATATAAGTCATTAAAGTACAgcttatatgtaaaattttattttataaagcatcAAGGTACAATTATTCTGCTAAATGAAAAGCAATGAAGTCCTAATGGTTTAGCTTAAGTGATTGTTCTATAATTCTGGCTTTTGTGTGAGTTGTAGACATTTATGATACATTCTTTGTaatgtcatttgaaattttcactattgtATCTTGATGAGAGGGATATAAATCAACTAAGATAGGGGGTTGTTGTGTAATTTAGTTTCTTACAagcataaaataacattttttttaataattaccgAACTTTCCcaatcactaaataaaaaaatgaagtgctCTTTGTTGCAAATGTTAGAACTTCTCATCTAAATGTATGCAGAAAGCAACTAAAACAGTTTATTAATCTGAATGTATTtccattactttttatattttcttatttgatttttttctttgaatttaaattttaagcattctataatataaacttaatatgtTATGCCATTAATTAGTAAATAACCCAACTGATACTTAACTAATACAAAGCTTACAAATGTTTATTGAGAAAAGGGGATATTGacaacagaaataatatatatgattattgtttatggaaaaattatattGGAAGCTTGCTTAGCTTTATTAAGTAAAATCAGACTGTATAATATTTTCACCtgtgcattattttttgttagttATTCTTATGATAAGTGAActaataaatctttgaaaaatctaGTTtcataacacaaaaaatatttggtGTAAGCATAGATatctttatgttaaaatttaatgatttcctgctttgttttgtATCTGGGGGGGGGGTCTATAATTTGTCTTGAGTGTCTTACCTGAAAAATATATcttagtatttatttcattttaactttttaatcagcaattgttttaataaatacccTATATTTGTATATCTTGTCAACATCTatgtatataaaatcaaaaatacaaatttttaatattacattttaggtgattttgttaaaatactttttttttagtaaattaaatgaaattacttaactttattgaaaaaactgcaattaaaattttaaatggatactattatattttaaaagagaaattttggtaaaatttaatctttcattcatatttcagctcaatattttaaaaccaatggaaaacaaattttatcattttagaatGTGAATTAAAGTGAAATTACCATCCAATTTTGGAAGGAACATGAATTAGACCTTCATAGGAAATGAATAGAAAGAAGTGATTTATACAACAGGACATTCCAAATTCATTCACTATTAAGCTGATGACGTCACAAAGGAGTGCTGAAGCATTATCTCTCGTTGGTTACAGTCTAATTGACTTAGTAGTATGTGTGTAGAAATGTTTTCcaattggcaataattttgagaatttcacTGAGGATCAAGACTACTTAATGCAAAACTTTTACTGtcaatcgaattttttttttatttatttcggaaGTCAATTTACTTTAGCAAGAGAACGACACAAATATGTTGAACATGAGATTTGATGAATTGAGATGAAAATCAGATTTTATATGTTTCCAAAATGCTGTCATAATGCGTCATCATAACTGCTGATCTGCTACAGAGCATTCCTCTGAATATGaaaaacagttcttttttttcaGACTCTTCATCATAATCATCTTCATTTGCtgcattagttttaattttcattggcATCATCAGAACGCTCCATACTCGGAGGAGATTTTTTAACTGGGGACGGTGGATTACAGTCTGGAGTCTCACCATGCGTAACTTCCTTCAgtgcatttgttttatttgtattttcatcattatttttaattagctgGAATGGAGTACAATCCATTTCTGTTACTGAAGTCACTGGacattttacattataattttcaatCGGGTTCATAAAGAAATTCAGAAGGACATCAGGCCATTGACTGTCAGGTATTCCTTCTTCACCTTTGTCAGAGAGCAATATCTCGTGAAGTTTTTCATCTAATTCAACAGTTGGATTTAATTCGAGATGATTTTCATATTGCAGACTTTTACCATCATCATTTAAATCCTGAAGTTTTTCATCTATCTTTAATGGATATTTATTGGAGTCGGGTTGTTGAGTTTTATTCTCTTCAGTGTgctttatgaatttctttatcaCATGATAAACTTTTTCTCGACTTGAGTACTGACTAAGTTTTGCCTCCATATATATACTGTCCAAGTCTATGTTATTTTCAGAAGACAAGCAAAGACTTTCTGCaagtgttttcaaaaaatgttcacCATAATGTATTTGGAAGGATTGAGGTTGAGCTTTTTCACCCATCTTTAATGGAGATTTAGGCATTTGATCGGGTTCCTTATCATATCCACACATTTGATTTacgaatttcattatttctttatcaaatttttctcgACTTGAGAATTGACTGGGTTTTGACTCCATATATACCATGTCTAAGTCTATAACGTTATTTTTAGCTAAAAAGTAAGCTCGTTGAGAAGATTCTTTCAAAACTTGTTCACcgtaatgaatttgaaataatggaGGTTGTGATATTTCATTGATCCTTAATGGAGATCTAAACATGTTAacgaattcaattttattctgtttaacaAGTTTTCGGGCTAACAAAGCGGCTTCTTCATTTCTTTCTACTAGAACTAAGGGGTATTCTATATTTCTCATAAGTTTCCGGACTGCATATGTATCATCGAcgataacaaaattatttatatcataccaCATCTTTCTTTTTGTCCCTTGTCCTTTCAATTTTCctctatttctaaaaataattctaccTCCCTTTTTAATGGATACATCACGTTCAGATCTGTGCTTCACGAATTCTATTATCTCTTCATCCAAATGTTCACGGCTTACACTTGAGAACTGACTGAGTTCTGTGTCCTTATATAGCCTGTCTAAGTCTATAACGTTTTTTCTAGCTGGTGGGCAAGCTCTTTGAacaatttcttccaaaaattgttGACTGTAATGTACTTTAAAGGATTGAGGTTGTGGCAATTTGGGGATTTCAGGCAATTTGGGTATTTCAGGCAATTGGGGGATTTCAGGCAATTGGGGGATTTCAGGCAATTGGGGGATTTCAAGAGGAAGTCTTGGTATAACAACAGAACAATTTTTGAttccatatttttcttttaaaatgcaatcaatatttttttctttctcaatttcATGATTTACAGCTTTTTCAGCTGCGATTTCCTCATTTCTTTTACAGCGCTTCTCCGGCTTTTCCAAAATGCCACTTTCTGTCTCCATATACACGTCGCatgtttttctctttaaaactttAGACTTTGATCCATTTCTGTTATTCAAATGGAGTGGTGAAGTGTTAGTTTGAGAAGGTTTGAGAAGGTGACCACTATTTAAATGCTTCCAAGGATCACTTTTTTCCATAAGACATccttctttccaaattttttcttcttctgactCGCAACTTCTGGTAACTGATGGTATTTTCCTATCTATTATAATATTTGGACTTGTTCCATTGCATGGTAATCTTTTGGTGTCGCAAGATGGATTGATTCTAACTTCATGCTCATTTTGCTTTCCTGAAAAATTTGAGCCTTGAAATTCTCTATTCAAACCAAAAGGTGTATTAGATCCTGTTATTTTCTGAGATGATTTGATGACAGCTGCATCATATCTTATATCATCAAGTCTTATATAACAGTCTTTTAtggcaaattttttcaaaagttgtgCATCAGATAGTTTGTCTGATACTCCTTCTTTTGAAAGCATTTCAGTCGTTGTCCCAGTATCTGAATTCATATTTCGGATGCAAAGAAAACGATTTATGTTCTGTTTCAGATCAGGTCCATACAGTACCCTGCAtaagaaatgtatattaaattaatttgaaatatacaataataaacaaataagacttactgtaagaataaaaaatgtcacaaaaataagaaaaggaaaagaatattgtataaatttctgtaattcaCAGTATTGTGCATACTTACTCAATCCAATGGTTTGAATCAGATATTGAGTAGAATAGTATGTATCATAAAACTATTAACCTTACTTGATTTGTTCCATGTCatagttatcattttttttttttttttagttaggaAGGCAGTGACTGTTATTATGATAGTTTAAAGCACTTTCTTTGTACAAGTGTTAGAAAAGAGGGGGATAAAGaactaaagaaatagaaaaagaaacttaCCCAGAATTGctgaacaaaatgaattaaagataGACTTAATATAGTATAAATTGAAACTCACTTCACCAATTTTTAGATGCATCTACTTTGGTAAATTTGCccagaattgaaattatttatttgattctttaaCTACCTTACCTGGTCATAAAACCTATTTACAATAAAACCAAAAACCTTCAGTCTCCAAATGCATATTCGGACACTTAACCGATGAAATCCTTCCATTTTCTTTGATGGCTTATATAAAAACTGCAAGGCGTCTGAAGGATTAAAAGTTTTCcctaaaatttgacaaaactaggttttatttgtgtattactaaaaattttgtcaatttttaaaaaaaatgaatctgagGCTAAAATTGATTGAAAGAAGTCGAGACATACAATATAAAACTAAAGGGGGGGGATAATATATACTAAGAAGAAAACTAAATAACAgctaaaatatccaaaattttaagGGAATCTCAAAAAATTCAGTACTAAATAGATATTGTAATTAGCAAATCCTTATTTGTGTTACAATGTTTAGGAACTACACAATTTTTcgtattttgtacaaaataaatttaaactacatTGTTCTGAGTTCTATATGTCGAATTTTAGATGATAACagttacttataataaaatatttcttccaaataaGAAAGAAGATTCGGAACCAACAACaacataaatgaatatataatcttGTGACAAATGTAACTATCACTTTTGTCCAAGAAAGGAtccatacaaaatattaattttgcaggttaatgatattattttcagtACAACTCTATTTTCTTTTTGCCTTCCTTGTTTTGTCATGATCCTTTTCAGatatcagttcatttttttttctaacattccatatcatttgaaaagtatttcatCAATAATTCTGATGTAGTTTTGGAAATGAAtgcatgaaattaatattttccttatataGTCAATGCAGAAATCaaagctatttttcaaaaaaaaaaatctgatccagcatatttCTCTTGGGTTCACCAGGAAAAGTCCAccttagtaatatttttaactgcCATTCAAAATGTTGTAGTAGATTTTGAATCATATGACCTTCACAAATGAGCACGAGTTGCCAATCTCCATGTCCTATAGCAAAACCCTTTTCGATATACTGAGACAAAAGAGCACTACTTTTCCCCCCCACTTTAAAATCTTCCCCGTGAAAGCTgagactaatatatatataagaatatttatatactaggtgactaaaaaatttatttggaagctTTTGAAATTTGGATATCAGTAATAAAATTGTACCAGaactgtgtgtatatatatatatatatataatataggtgTCCCAAATAACAAACTATTGTTACCTTAAATGGTGTACTTAAGCATATACTCCCTcttataaaatttccttaaataaggAGGAAAACTGTATAATAACACTTTGGCTTTTTGTGAGATTGACagtgaaaagttaaaattaaatctttatacattagaaatgcaaatttatttaatgcagaaAAGCTATCGTATGCAAATATATGTCTAGAAGTACATTATCcaatcattattatttgaaagaaatttgctaatcatTCATAATGAGATTAAGTTTGATTAGTCGACAGTTACAACTTCAAATTGAAGTAAAGGGAagaaaaactaaacatttaagATATTCTACAGAATTACTGGAGTGctgaacaaagaataaaattcctTGCTCTAAACAGTGTGGTTTCTGCAGAGAGTCAATATAATAACTGGCAGTCATCCTGCACTCAGGCAGTCTATTGACCAGTGTAACAGTTATATGCACAAATACACAATTGGtgtcagaattttttaattgggCACTACTAAAAAATCTATGGACTACTACTGCAGGTAAAATCGAATCCTTCTTTTCTGAGAAATGTAATTTGGACTGAAAAATGTTGATGTAATTGAGAAAGGatctattagcacaagatattataTGATATCTCAATGATATTGTTCAATACTCTAAATAATGGTGAATGCTGGAAGATGTCATAACAGTGTTGTTGGGTAATTTGTGCTAATTTTCACAACCATCACTTTTGGaatggtaaaatataaattctttccacAAGGGGATTCATCATTAGTTGTAATTTTCTGTTACTGTGTAGTGCAAGATCTTTAGAAACTCAAtgattattctcattttgaacAACAATATACTGGATAGTTACCAATATATTCAGTTTTGATTGGTCTTATATCAAAACTAAAGGATGAATTGCTACTGGCAGTGCTGAGAGTGCACTGCCAGATCTTTGATGATAAGTTCAAGCCTATATTTCATGGAATGAAATGGATGGTATATATAGACTAGTAATGTTAAAAGCCTGCAACTTTCTATAGATGTCGaagaatatgttattattttctaagttcaacCTTTTGATAATCTTTTCTATTACGTATTTTATCCCAGAAAATTACAATGGATGACTCAAAGACCAGTTAAGCTATGGAAAAATGACCCTagtcaataaatttgccttttaataatcTTGTAAACTTTTAGGTAGAAGAATGAAACTTTGTGACCTTTTAGGTGAATGTAAGAAACATATTTTACTAATTGATAATTTATACTATGGagaccatataaaaatttaatttttttaactttgttatcTCCCTCTACAGATGGTgtcaaagtattttcatacatttaaatgccttatttgatgaaactgtgcaattggaagtatatgtctaTTTGTAATGGATAAGGAAATAAATGCTTGTACttcttttttgagatattatatatatattattggccacattcatatttaataaaatttttagttgttaaaactttattaatattatttcattaacatttataaaagtaaagttGAAAATATGAGCAATTTAACttaacatttctgaaatattagcTGATAAATATTTCAGCAGATTGCAaaggtgatttaattttttttagactcatagctgtatttttttatcaggttagcaattatatttattttcatggaagTGTAaatattagggtttttttttccattattcaatataaaataggaaattaatgaaaaacaagccacaattttaaattattttaataattaacccaattccatcaaaaatttataatttccctagggatttacaaaaaatatcaactattcatgtaattaatttaaaatagcatatatttctatataaaagccaagaatttttgaaactttttttaaagctaagCTATGGAAATTGGTTTATATATAGTTCTGCTaatctgacaaaaaaaatgtaagtatattTCTTTAACTGGGTGCAAGcaataaattgctaaatatagcagtttttatttctaaagttaatatttcttatgttccagaaagaaaaaaatatatatgcaataagttatactttttgtaaaaatgagtcattttatttttgcgattgtttattattattggttTATTGTGTTGAATGGTGAATTTATGAAGAAATGTCAAGCAGAAATGttgacatttgaaatttttttaagcctaaatctTGTAAATTGACATTTCCTGCATAAAAATTCTTCTTGTTGCTcatctttcaaacaaaaaataatatggaaaagaAATAAGAGAAGCACACATGCAACAAATTGTATAAAAGACAGTAAATGAATGGCAAACAATGTCTTAGCTTCAGATAGTTACCAGAGTTAAAACTAGTAGTACTGACATGCAATATTTTACTTACAGTGccctgattaaaaaatatttcatttgcagtATCAGTCTGGCAATATTTCTGCCCTGATGGTGACTTGTTTGAAAAAtgctagactttttttttttaaattctatttcaacaTATGtacaagttttgaaaatttggcaattttttggaGAGATAATGCATTATCAGCTTATACATAGAATGCTTCATATTTGGGAAATACAGCTGTATGTTAGAATAATGAAGACACCACAATACAAAAAAGCTTTATTAATAAGGTGTAGGGCTACTTGTGGCATATAATGCAGCTTGGATTTTCCCTGGAATCGaatcataaaaatgttgaatagtatttagaggaatattgtaccattcttcatgAATATGTTGCGACAGTTCTGAGAGAAATGCCAGTCGAGGATATTGATTCTGGACTGAATGCTCCAAAATGGATCATATTTTTGCCATTATATTGAGGTTGAGTGATTGCGCAGAACGAAGTAGATGAATTGCTTCATCCTAGTGTCTGTCAAACCACGATTGGATAAGTACCACTACAAGAATAGGAGCATTATTTCCCTGGAAAGTTCTATCTCCTGctggaataaaaatttgcattataggATGGGCCTGGTCAGCTAAAAATTCTCTACACTCCTTCTAAGTGAGCCTTCCTGTCACTTACAATTACAAGCCAGTGGAAAATCATGATCATATGTTTGTGTAGGTGTTCTCGAAATGTGTACCGAGTTTCTGTTAGGAGAATACTCCCCACTAATTGTCTTTGTTTATGGCAGTCATTATCGAAACAGGTTTTAGTAGGGAAGATTCATTTTGAATAGAAGGAATTGGACCGATctctggagatttttttttttctttcttggttTTAAGCGATGAAAAAGCTGCTAATCATTCATCTTCTCGCATTAGCTGTAATTCCCCGTCTTTATATTTAGTTaacttacatttatattttattaatattttctctagtaaatttaatttcattatatattaattttcacatttttaaaaatgctcctTCAGTTTAAgaaagatgttaaaatatttgaagtatgaTAAATAATAGCATTGTTCAATAAATCTTAATATGTGTTGGCATCCCTCATAAAGTTTTCAAGAAAACTGAGCACTTTTTATTATGCTACGCATCCTGTTatatcacaatatattttttacaacttttttctgaaaagtaaacttcttttatttaatgttataaactgaaatttaatgaaatatttatcataaatcataagttaaaaaaatacctaACAGATTATATAAAATCACTCTTTGAACTGATTGATATTTGGAATGAGAAAATATCCATttcaagaacatatttttaaaacaaacttttgaaagattttaatcaaattatactCGGCtatttgcattgaaaaaattaaactgattactgattttgaattcttttctttctttcattttttaattgtattgaatattttagttaaaGTAAGTTCCTacataaaactttgaatttcattatttttaaaggaaatatattttatgaatttagtactttatactttattttcatcgaaattattgaattatttgcattaaacCTACAGGTATAATTCAGTTATCTCTTGTTACAATAAgataaaaaagatagaaaaaaaatgacagaaccccccccccccactgaTTTAAGCTTTTGCtcttaatgttaaataataattataagaaattgaacttaaccatttaaaagaaaagactttgaaattaaaaatagcaataatattatgctatataaaaatattgaaaggttagtatgaatttctttttttttttcctttttttttttaattcaatgaactTATGCAATTGTAGATAagtaattccattaaatatttattgccaaatattatcaaatactataatgatataaaaaagattGCATTACATTATAATAAGcacattatgcttttttttaaatgaaataaagaaatctgCTATGACTCGTTTTCTTGTCTTCCTATTGTTTGAGAAACTTTACTTCTCATGTGTTATTCCAGGAAGCTAAGTGTTTACCCACATTAATgtgagctagaaaaattgaaacatttaacaTTTCTTCTACTCAGGTACCCTGATTGTGATAATATAAGGGTAGTTTACAAAGCTGATGGGTTATCTTAATTGACATTGAATGGgctttgaagaaaaatatgaagGACATTGGGAGTAAAGAATTTTTAACCTTCAAATATTAAAACGTATGCACGAGTATAGGGATCCTTTACTGCTAAATTACTAATGACTGCTGATATTTATTGAGAAGAAAAGCTCATTTTTTACCTACTATTGGAAATGACagttcaggattttttttttttttttttttttcccttcctccCCAAGACTGAGAAAATGAATATAGGGCCATCTGGAATACTAACTTAAAACAAACTTTTGCATCTTTTTTCATACAGATAATGTAAAgcgatattcaaataattttttttaaaaaaaaccttatttgaGTTTCCTTTTAAGACCAGTTTCACTGGCATTTTGcctgaattattttacattaagttataaataaaatttagatttttaagaaatctaaatttgatgtatgattattattaattttgtgtttagaaatatatatactgttatagagataataattttaaaattttgaaaagatttcaagaatatttaaaaattaacattttactttatatcaGAATACTAGTCACCTATGGTAACCAGTTGGTTCAGCAAGAGTAATGctgtctaaaattttcaataaaatatttatgtacctaAGTCTCTTAacagcttcttcagcaaaatacttttaaactacATATTTCAATAGTCAtgtaactcat encodes the following:
- the LOC129958798 gene encoding uncharacterized protein LOC129958798, whose translation is MNSDTGTTTEMLSKEGVSDKLSDAQLLKKFAIKDCYIRLDDIRYDAAVIKSSQKITGSNTPFGLNREFQGSNFSGKQNEHEVRINPSCDTKRLPCNGTSPNIIIDRKIPSVTRSCESEEEKIWKEGCLMEKSDPWKHLNSGHLLKPSQTNTSPLHLNNRNGSKSKVLKRKTCDVYMETESGILEKPEKRCKRNEEIAAEKAVNHEIEKEKNIDCILKEKYGIKNCSVVIPRLPLEIPQLPEIPQLPEIPQLPEIPKLPEIPKLPQPQSFKVHYSQQFLEEIVQRACPPARKNVIDLDRLYKDTELSQFSSVSREHLDEEIIEFVKHRSERDVSIKKGGRIIFRNRGKLKGQGTKRKMWYDINNFVIVDDTYAVRKLMRNIEYPLVLVERNEEAALLARKLVKQNKIEFVNMFRSPLRINEISQPPLFQIHYGEQVLKESSQRAYFLAKNNVIDLDMVYMESKPSQFSSREKFDKEIMKFVNQMCGYDKEPDQMPKSPLKMGEKAQPQSFQIHYGEHFLKTLAESLCLSSENNIDLDSIYMEAKLSQYSSREKVYHVIKKFIKHTEENKTQQPDSNKYPLKIDEKLQDLNDDGKSLQYENHLELNPTVELDEKLHEILLSDKGEEGIPDSQWPDVLLNFFMNPIENYNVKCPVTSVTEMDCTPFQLIKNNDENTNKTNALKEVTHGETPDCNPPSPVKKSPPSMERSDDANEN